From Triticum aestivum cultivar Chinese Spring chromosome 7B, IWGSC CS RefSeq v2.1, whole genome shotgun sequence:
TCCGAAACTATCCAACAGCTCTAGCAGCTTGCCCACCTCCTGCGCAGATGGATTGGCGAAGATAACTGCGTCGTCAGCATATAAGCTGACACGCAAGCTTTGGCCGCGGCCCGGTAGGGGCGCCAGGACCCCAAGGTCAGAAGCAGCATCCAACAGGTGGTGGAGCGGGTCAATGGCGATGATGAAGAGCAGGGGGGAGAGGGGGTCGCCCTGCCTTAACCCTTGCATATGCCAGAAGCGATCGCCCGGGTCCCCGTTTAGCAGCATTGAAGAGGAGGCCGACGATAAGATAAGCGCGATCCAATCACGCCATCTCGGTGGAAAACCCAACTTTTGCATTAGCTCCAGGAGATAAGCCCAAGAGATAGAGTCGAAAGCTTTTGTGTCTAACTTGAACAGGAGGGCCCTTTTTTCTGCCGATGGAGCGCTCTGACGTAGCCCTGTACATATTGGTAGCTTTCATGCAGGCATTTTCCTTTCTGAAACGCCGTTTGCGCTGGGGAAATCAGGTCTTGAAGCCGAGGCGCTAGTCTCATGGATAGAACTTTTGCGATCAACTTAGCAATGGAATGAATGAGGCTGATCGGACGAAAGTGACCCAACTCTGTTGCTCCATCCTTCTTCGGCAGCAAGGCAATGAAGGCAATGTTCAGATCGGCAAAATTGCCACCCGCTAGGTTGTAGAACTTTTGGAAAACCGCCATGATATCTAGCTTGATAATGTGCCAACATGATTTGAAGAACTTGCCAGTGAACCCATCTGGCCCAGGAGCTTTTTCTAATGGAGATGCCTTGATGGCCGCCCAGATTTCTTGTTCAGAGAAAGGAAGATCGATGCCCTGCAGGTCGACGGCTGGCAGCTGGAGCATGTCCCAGTTAAGTGTGCAGCTTCGATGCCAGGAATTCCCAAGGCCGCGGGCGAAGTGATCGAAGGCCAACTTAGCTTTCTCCCGCGGCTCTGTGACAATGGCGTCGCCGTGCTTGATCGAGTGGATGTAGTTTTTTCTACGACGTGAGAGGACGCGGGCATGAAAAAACTTTGAGTTTGCATCTCCTGCACGGAGCCAAGAAATCCTGGAGGCCTGCTTCTTGCGAGCCCTTTCAATTGCTGCCAGCCCAAGAACCTTTAGTTTTAGCTGCTTCCTCAGGTGTAGCTCTTCAGGTGACAACGGTCTGGTCTCCAGCGCTGCGTCTAGCCTCATGATGACCTCGTTGGTGATGTGAAATTGAAGTTTTGCACCCCCAAACAGACTCTTGCTCCACACCTTTAAGTCCGCCGCAACTCTTTCCATTTTCTTCTTCAACCTGACGAACGGGCAGTCATGGCAGACAGGCCTCTCCCAGGCATGTTGCACAGTCTCTTGGAAATGAGGAAAGATTGTCCAAAAGTTTTCGAATCTGAACCTTGCCCTGGTGACAGGCCTGACACCATTAGCCAGCACCAGAGGGCAATGATCAGAGAACGAAGTGGAGGCCGCCATTAGCACAAAGTTTGGGTGCATATCCTCCCATGCCAGGTTGCAGAAAACCTTGTCGATGCTACAAAGAGTTGGGTCCTCCCTCTCGCTGCTCCATGTAAATCTCCTATTCTTGCATTTGACCTCTTTTAACCTGGCGAGGTCAATTGCTCCGCGGAAACGGCCCATCATTCTTTTGTTGATGTTGGAGTTGTTCTTGTCCCTAGCTTGGTAAATCATGTTGAAGTCGCCGTTCAGCATCCATGGCTCTGGTGCAGCCGGCGCAACCGCAGCCAGTTCAGACAGAAAATTTGCTTTCTGCTGGTCATCCGTCGGCCCATATACTGTAGTCATCCAAAACGAGTGGCCGGTGCTAATGATCCTCACTTTGGCAGTGATGGAGAAACTAGCGATGATCTGGTCCGTGATGTCGACGATCTGCTTGTCCCAGAAGATTGCCGCCCCCCCCTTGTGCCCGTTGCCGGAAGCACCACGCAGCCCTGCAGAAGATTTCCCCCAATGTCGCGAGCCATTTCAGAAGTCCAAGCCTCTATTTTAGTTTCTTGTAGGTTTAGGATTGAGATCTTGTTTGCCTGCGCCACCTCTCTGACTGCAGATCGTCTAGCCGGGGCGTTTAGGCCTCTAACATTCCACGACATAATCCTATAATTTATATCAATCATGGAGACAGGGGAGTTCGCTTCGTCGACTATCCATTAAAACAAAGGGGTTACAACACACATTACATCGACCCAGGGGGCACCGCCGGCCACCAATAGGCCCAAAATCCTATTGGAGTATAATTGTAGATGCTCACATACATGTGCATACACTCACATAtataaacacacacgcacacactataTATCTCTAAAGAAACTTTGAAAAACTTAACCGATACAACATTTTAACATTGACGAAGTCAACACGACGAACAAACATCTCTAGAAATATTGAAATAAACCCAGAAAATGCAGGTAACAAGTGTCAAGTTTGGCACTTAAACCTGATAGACTGACTTCACAAGACAAaactttttttttgcatggtaatacgtgtctcattcatatcataaagattaaagtacaagtcacgtaaggaccgacatgacaaaactgaaaaggtagcagaacatctctgagtttgacaccaacgcccatcacctgcctccggcaccacgacagcagccaccgaagaaaagaatgatggatcacctcctcacccgagctcgacgcggctccatcgctgatatgcagctttgcggacctccaaggtggcttaccaaaagtgaagcccttactgttgaacgaatcagaccggggcaacaccccggacacgccatcaaactccAGATCTGACACCCCACCGTGACTAAAACGTCGCagaaggaaaccatacctgccatctaCGGAACCACGAACTTAGCacatgttccgtcttccagatgttgTCGATACAGACctcaatctgcatccgctcctggactacctcccaagctccgtgccgacgctggagcaaacgtcgtcgcaacggcggagcccgaggacacaggtccaccacgaggatgtcaTCGCCGCCACGCCATTCTTGCTTGAACAAACTGGTTTCCAAattcatccccaaccataggaccgatggccttgTCAAGAAAGGATCCGAAGAATATTTATTCAGCGTTATCATCGTCGCCGCCGAAACAGAGACGATGAACAGTCTAAAAATCTAAACTACGAAggagtaaaaacgatccacacgtgtggatccggcgaccccccctcaccaccgacgaccgaagtCGCCggtggaggggagccgccggaggacggcgcTGGAAGATTGGgtctcctggcggcggctagggttccggccgcCAGGGACAGGAGGAAAACTTAAAAGCCAATGTAACTAGCACCACAAGACAGAACTTAGCCATCCAAGCTATGACTCGGTCAGCTGTCGTCACGATAGTTGAGTTGAGTGTTCTATTAATGATCTCcgttcaaaacaaaacaaaaacacctTTATTTTCCTTCTTAACCCAGGAGTCTGTCAATAAGCTACGCGGGATGGAAAACAGGGCTAACAATGGATGCATGTAGGCTGGAAGGATCGAAAGTCTTCCACAGATGGAAAGGGGGAAGATTCACAAAACTAGCTATCGCACGTCCAAAAATATTACTCTACAAAAACTTATGTGTTGACTGTCGAGTTACCTAGACGTTTGGTCTTGATCTTGCGCAATTCACTACTGAGAATGCTTACAAGGTgctcaaacacgcaactttcctcccTTTAATCTCCATTGACGGGTCTAAGGATTGGTCTCCTCTTCGCCTGTTGCTCCAGCGACCGATGGTGGAGAGGGCTAGCTAGTATATATGTAGGGTATTAGTCCTCACAGGAACAACGTTAGACGCTTGTTCTTTGAATTAGTCTTTCGAACTTTGATCCTCCTCAAGTTCATCCATCGAGATGGATTAGATGAAGCTATATCATAGATCCCTGTTAGCTCCTCGAGGCGGCGAGGTTGGGGTTTCTCGCCGTGCGTAAGCAACGACAGTATTTGATGTTAGGTTCTTCAGACCGATTTAAGGATTTAACGCAGAGGGCACTGATCcttaggggcacatgcacgaagacttttCGACTGCCATTGAAAGGTCAGGGAGGCTTCGATATGAGAGTAACGATAGGCCAATACTTATTAGGCTCCAAAATAGTTACGAGTTAATTAGTTTAGAAGCATCAATGAATGAAGTTGGCTTCTAAAATAAGCTAAGCAGGGGTGGCTTTTGCGAATATTCTAGTTGTGCACGGCccgttttaaaaaaattcaaaactttttgtaaacaaacaaacaaacacatgcgcgtgcacacacacacatttACTACATTTGTGCAAAAGTTCATTACATTTTACTTTCACAAGTtgctaaaaagacaaatactccctccgtttcaaaatagatgactcaactttatactaaagttagtacaaaattgagtaatctattttgaaatggagggagtatgtatttTCAAAGGCGGATGCTACGGATCAGCCGGGAAATCATCCGCCTGGCGAACCGTCTGATTTAGGCGCATATGGCCCGTTCGATCATAGCAGCTCAGCATCTCAGTCCCCCATCGTCCTTCGCCTCTAGTCTTGCATCCAGTTGCCCCCAGCGCTGCTGCGACACCCACCTCCTCTCTCAACAACGAAAGAAAACGGCGACTGCAGCACCGACGCATCCGCCGTCGCACCCATGCCGGCGACGTCGCAGTAGCGGCGATGCTGCAACCCCGATGAGTGCAGCGCCGGCGACAGTCCGTTTCATCCCTTGCCCATGCAGCAATGATGATGATGCAAAAGTTGAAGGGCTACACCGGCCACAATATGCAGCAGCGACGATGTTGCAGGAGGCGCCAAGCCGGCCATCGATGCAGCAGCGGTGACGTTGTATGATGGTCGCCGGCGATGCTCCATTGTAGCTTCACGGCAGAACAGAGCGACGCAGCAAAGCTACAACACAACACCGACGACTCCGGCGATGCTCCATTGGAGCTCGATGGAAGCACTGAGCGACGCAGCAAAGCTACAAGGCAACACGGACAACTTCGGCGATGCTCCATTGGAGCTCCATGGAAGCACCGTCTGGCGCAGAAAAAGCTCCAACGCAAGCACCGACGGCAGCCATGGATGGGTTGCGGCACGTGCCCCGCTCCACAGCACCGGTGGTCGCCGGTCCCTCGCTGCACCGACCGCCTTTCAACAACTCGCACACGCCGTGTTGCTTTGTAGCTTGAGGACGTCCCACTTCCCGCAGCAACGACAGATGCAGACGACAACCGTTGCAACGCCGGTGAGTGCTGCGCAACAATCACCGGCGGTGTCGATGCGTGCTGCACAGAAGCACCGATGTTCTGCGATAGCGTTCATGGCGGAGATAGCAGGAGGTTAGAGACGAAGAAGAGAATCGCGTTTGGGGAAGAAGAGAAACGAGTGGTTGTGGCTCACCGCATGCTGGTCTTCCAGGCAGATAAGGTTGGAAGTTGGTGGGCCCGATGAGAACGTGGTTGTGCTTCCAGGCCAACTCATGCGAGACCGCATGCGAGCAAGCACGCGTCGTATGATTGAGTTCGATCCAACGCCTCGCGACGTGGTTGACGCAACAAGAAATCAGTCGGTCTAAGTTAAACATTTTCCATTTTCAAATGGGCCGGAATTTTTTGTTTTTGGACCAGAATTTTGTTTTTTTGTATAGCTTACAAAttacatttttttataaaaaaattcatgGATCCGTAGAGAATACATAAAAAATTTCCGCAgaattattttctatttttttgaaacttttaaatatgattttactttttttttcaagaAAAGGCACCATGGTGCCCGAGCGCACAAACTTCGCACTCGCGGCTTATGGCCTAACTTAACCCGTCAAAAGAACTGGGCCGAACTGTACAGGCCTCTATTAAGGTGCCTCGCTGGAGGTCCTCTTGGGCTTGACGGGCCAAGCCTTGTGCCTTGCGGCTCAGCTTTGCCCTTCACTCGCCACTGCCATTTTTGTCTAAAAAAAAGAACTCGCCACTGCTTTCCTCCTCGTCTCACTCAAACCATGCCTCCGCCAGCGCCTTCCCGCCTCCTGGCCGTCCTCTCCGCCCGCCCCCctccgccgctccgccgcctcctgcagctCCACGCGCACCTCCTAACCGCCGGCCTCATCTCCTCCCCGTCCCCACTCCCCTTCGCCTCCAGCCTCGTCGTGGCACTCGCCCACTCCGACGACCCGCGCGGCGCGCCCCGCCCGCTCCTCCACGCGCTCGCCCTCCTCGCCTCGCTGCCCTCCCCGCCCGACTCCGCGCGCCCCTACAACGCCGCGCTCCGCGCCCTCTCCCTCTGCGCACACCGCGGCCTCGTCCCGCGGTGCCTCCCGCTCTACCGCTCGCTCCTCCTGTCCGCCCGTCCAGACCACCTCACCTTCCCCTTCCTGCTCAAGGCGTGCGCCTGCCTGCAGGAGCGGGGCTACGGCGACTCTGTTCTGGGGCACGTCTTCAGGCTCGGGTTCCACGCGGACGTCTTCGTGGTGAACGCCGCGGTGCACTTCTTGGCGGTGCGCGCGTCCATGGCGGAGGCACGCAGGCTGTTCGATCAAATGCTTGTCAGGGATCTGGTATCGTGGAACACGCTGATTGGCGGCTATGTGCGAAGGGGCGTACCCGGGGAGGCGTTGGAGTTGTTCTGGAGGATGGCAGAGGATGGGACGCTGGCACCTGATGAGGTGACGATGATTGGGGTCGTGTCAGGGTGTGGGCAACTGCGGGATCTGGAGCTTGGGAAGAGGCTCCATCGATATGTGGAGAGTAATGGAGTGAGGTGCACTGTGAGGCTGATGAATGTGCTAATGGATATGTATGTCAAATGTGGTGATTTGGAGCGGGCCAAGTCTGTGTTCGAGAGGATTGATGGCAAAACGGTTGTTTCATGGACAACCATGATTGTTGCCTATACAAAGTTCGGGTTGATGGACGATGCGAGGAGGGTGTTTGATGAGATGCCTGAAAGGGACGCATTCCCGTGGAATGCGCTGATGGCTGGTTATGTGCAGTGTAAGCAGGGCAAGGAGGCTCTTGGGTTATTTCATGAGATGCAGGAAGCAAAGGTGAGGCCTGATGAGATTACCATGGTCAATCTTTTATCGGCTTGCTCGCAGCTTGGAGCGCTAGAAATGGGTATGTGGGTTCACCATTACATCGACCGACACCGGCTTTCACTCAGTGTTACACTAGGCACAAATCTAGTTGACATGTATGCGAAGTGTGGGAACATCGAGAAGGCCATCCATGTTTTCAAAGATTTAGCGGAGAAAAATGCGCTCACGTGGACAGCAATGATATGCGGTTTGGCAAATCACGGACGTGCTGATGAGGCAATACAATACTTCCGGAGAATGATAGAGCTTGGATTGCAGCCTGATGAGATTACATTCATAGGGGTTCTGTCTGCATGTTGTCATGCTGGCCTGGTTAAAGAAGGCCGCGAGTTTTTTTCCTTACTGGTCTCAAAGTATCATCTTGAGAGGAAAATGAAACATTATTCATGTATGATAGACTTGCTAGGCAGATCAGGTCATTTAGATGAAGCAGAACATCTAGTAAACACCATGCCAATGGAGCCTGATGCAGTAGTGTGGGGTGCTCTCTTCTTTGCTTGTAGGATGCACGGTAATATTACTTTGGGTGAAAGGGCAGCAATGAAATTAGTAGAGCTTGACCCGAGCGACAGTGGAATATATGTGCTACTGGCTAACATGTATGTAGAGGCAGGAATGAAGAAGAAGGCTGATAAAGTGAGGGTGATGATGAGGCACTTGGGAGTGGAAAAAGTTCCTGGATGTAGTTGCATCGAGCTAAATGGGGTGGTTCATGAATTTATTGTGAAGGACAAGTCACATACAGACAGTGATGCTATCTATGACTGCTTGCATGAGATCACGCAACAAATAAGGCACACTGCAAAAATGATTGACATTTATGCAACTGGTTGAGGCCTGCAAGATGTGATATGTTTGATTATTTTGCGCAACTCAATCATCTCGTGAGTTATGCCAGGCAATGTGCTAAGATAAGTAGGATTTGCTGATGTCCATCAAACTTTGGGCCATTACATCAGCATTATGGCTCTTTTACAGCTTACCAGTCTATGAAAATAGCAATTCCAGTGCAGATGCTGAAGGCAGTATCTCAATTCAAAAGGTACTGCTGCGCCttacaagccaaaaaaaattaAGCTTGTCAAAAATTGGATTGGTGCTTAGCTGCCTTTTTTCTTATTTCCGTACCAGTCCTTTGAATTCTGTTAGGCCGGTAAAGAGAGCAGGAAGCAGATCCATCTGTGAAGTCTTCAACTTTGTAAGTTACCCTTAAACTTTTCCTTTTCCTACTCACAGTTGTATCTGATACTGATTAAATTTGCATATGCTAGCCTCACGATTTAAGTTCGTGAAAAATATATTTTGCAAATGACTCTGTCAAATACATCACCAAATGGACCCCCTAGGGAAGTTGCAAAAGATGACTCTTATGCTAAACCAAAAGAGCACTGTAAGCATTCAGTAATTTGTAGCAATATACAATTTGTTGCTTTAAATAAGCACTATTGACAAAAAAGTCATTTCAATATCTGAATATCTGACTATAGTTTATGATTCATCAAGAGGgataaaacagaatataatatgtCATGGAACGGTGACGTCACTTAGAGTCTGGAAAAGTAGCATCTCTTCTCCTGAACCTCTAGCCATTAAGCCGAATTTGAATCTCCTGAG
This genomic window contains:
- the LOC123158147 gene encoding pentatricopeptide repeat-containing protein At2g22410, mitochondrial, coding for MPPPAPSRLLAVLSARPPPPLRRLLQLHAHLLTAGLISSPSPLPFASSLVVALAHSDDPRGAPRPLLHALALLASLPSPPDSARPYNAALRALSLCAHRGLVPRCLPLYRSLLLSARPDHLTFPFLLKACACLQERGYGDSVLGHVFRLGFHADVFVVNAAVHFLAVRASMAEARRLFDQMLVRDLVSWNTLIGGYVRRGVPGEALELFWRMAEDGTLAPDEVTMIGVVSGCGQLRDLELGKRLHRYVESNGVRCTVRLMNVLMDMYVKCGDLERAKSVFERIDGKTVVSWTTMIVAYTKFGLMDDARRVFDEMPERDAFPWNALMAGYVQCKQGKEALGLFHEMQEAKVRPDEITMVNLLSACSQLGALEMGMWVHHYIDRHRLSLSVTLGTNLVDMYAKCGNIEKAIHVFKDLAEKNALTWTAMICGLANHGRADEAIQYFRRMIELGLQPDEITFIGVLSACCHAGLVKEGREFFSLLVSKYHLERKMKHYSCMIDLLGRSGHLDEAEHLVNTMPMEPDAVVWGALFFACRMHGNITLGERAAMKLVELDPSDSGIYVLLANMYVEAGMKKKADKVRVMMRHLGVEKVPGCSCIELNGVVHEFIVKDKSHTDSDAIYDCLHEITQQIRHTAKMIDIYATG